A single window of Streptomyces griseoviridis DNA harbors:
- a CDS encoding DUF6278 family protein: MNIPFLGRRRGSPQARDPEGIAELLSECELLRDHAHRAGVRLDDSADSLEALDQLVPGWRDDEEILPWLGNDAGLYLGTVLVRTVPEARWVIREDGQPVVRLVTGREFDVVAAGQEWAASGVPELSQLYAEVAES; this comes from the coding sequence ATGAACATCCCTTTCCTGGGCAGGCGTCGCGGCAGCCCTCAGGCGCGCGACCCGGAGGGCATCGCCGAACTGCTTTCCGAGTGCGAACTCCTGCGGGACCACGCCCATCGGGCGGGTGTCCGACTCGACGACTCGGCCGACTCGTTGGAGGCGCTCGACCAACTCGTCCCCGGCTGGCGGGACGACGAAGAGATCCTGCCGTGGCTCGGCAACGACGCCGGCCTCTACCTGGGGACCGTGCTGGTGCGGACGGTGCCGGAGGCGCGCTGGGTGATCAGGGAGGACGGCCAGCCCGTCGTCCGCCTCGTCACCGGCCGTGAGTTCGACGTCGTCGCGGCCGGCCAGGAGTGGGCCGCGAGCGGCGTTCCCGAACTCTCC